The Heliangelus exortis chromosome 21, bHelExo1.hap1, whole genome shotgun sequence genome includes a window with the following:
- the TEX14 gene encoding inactive serine/threonine-protein kinase TEX14 isoform X2, with protein MARPIPPPMPCPVQLGSVTGDSLEAQLHEYVRQGNYEKVKKILKKGVFVDAVNSMGQTSLFVAALLGLGKIVDVLLDNGSDPNHRCYDGSTPVHAAAFSGNQCILSRILDEGGDLRLHSKEGKSPQCWAMSAGKESSAQMLEFIQRCRFHMQAAIQNFPSDLLGRVGSSKMLVYSPTRFGGLVQGNVGSPLRRFLKGEVNAAKNIYSLGFGKFCLAGGGHLGYVTSLPITGEKDVVQADDEPMFSYPVGPYMIMRNLMWGGSRVTVKELSFKPHQHSRKLHLADLLLAEQEHSGQLRHARLLQLVSVCLSSDLEKTRLIYERVNFGSLYSILHERRTEFPVLHTEVILGVLLQILDALRFLHYRGFIHRSLSSYAIQIVSSGEAKLCNLEYMIESKDGGEHSDLTRIPVPVQLYKWCSPEVILEKMVTEKSDIYSFCAVVQEALTETPPWTGFEDSVIKTLVVSGKELEADVRLPLPYYDIVKSGLEPRQKNRSMELQDIQYIMKNDLKDLTGSPTGHANEMSKAQRLTVFADRSIGLASAFSCEQRTQELQGKEVAEPDSSSSPRDSLLKEEGPLVDQGAPTNQEPIKQDKNSDVASELETLFSASDADDSLRSFEANEIFVSYPELDKDFLEEAGGLGQTQQDEKKQQKEEDKASHRKMYEFVHCEESPGSEEGGSSESSTEYTSEELESISEASDLCVLAQVREDSRKRVSSVSKTDQYIGKCFLELKIMQSMVQQAADSLRRTEEKVDNLEASEKQKKVLQENRMNQHSKQISQEGHWSRSEETSQDINNVFPGVNTFLWKAVGPPSSVYVPPRVTEVQGALGGDRGQALSKTVKEIEHSLPHESVRRKKKFNLQCQRGGDSHSAASGSEEKGWCYRKPRSKIHSSKMSEERRMMQSDWRTEVKEMARRVALGQLKLSSPSPASEYPSESQTESVKEAFHHVTLRVQESQEQQRCRWQTGDNVENWDLSSEDRAESEEGDLELASSFAGENSPSQDEQAESGQVENLSRGQSREFHHSCNSSHVSEEFFTPDPDYVFPPATWGSSEVEISAAKSKLEDGCEGFLQKQVPEDAGSGIQVSGGKTPFCSTAAQNSGRNTLGVNQLSHMPVASVGAAQEEILWEEQEACKGKELSVIDIQDLSSIPCEQEMHSKDMDCTTPRATHAPTSISTPISSVPDQVKMEDRQLGKESSLWSSETFTLAEETERAHSSLDDILERLVHEIPGDAETQEQPQGHILGHTS; from the exons ATGGCTCGTCCTATCCCTCCTCCCATGCCTTGCCCGGTCCAGCTCGGCAGTGTGACTGGTGACTCCCTGGAAGCTCAGCTGCACGAGTATGTGAGGCAGGGGAACTATGAGAAAGTGAAAAAGATCCTGAAAAAAG GTGTTTTTGTTGATGCAGTAAATTCCATGGGACAGACATCTCTCTTCGTTGCTGCCTTGCTGGGTCTTGGAAAAATAGTGGACGTGCTCTTGGATAATGGCTCAGACCCTAATCA CCGCTGTTACGATGGGAGCACCCCAGTGCATGCAGCTGCCTTCTCAGGAAATCAGTGCATCCTTAGCAGGATCCTGGATGAAGGAGGGGATCTGAGGCTGCACAGTAAAGAGGGAAAAAGCCCTCAGTGCTGGGCCAtgtcagctggaaaagaaagcagtgcTCAG ATGCTGGAGTTCATACAACGTTGTAGGTTCCACATGCAGGCTGCCATTCAAAATTTTCCCTCTGATCTACTCGGCAGGGTTGGCTCATCAAAAATGCTGGTCTACAGTCCAACCAGGTTTGGTGGCCTTGTTCAAGG AAATGTTGGCAGTCCTCTGAGAAGATTTCTGAAAGGTGAAGTAAATGCAGCCAAGAACATTTACAGCTTGGGTTTTGGCAAG TTTTGTCTTGCAGGTGGTGGGCATCTTGGCTATGTGACCTCTCTCCCTATTACTGGGGAAAAAGATGTGGTTCAGGCAGATGATGAGCCAATGTTTTCTTACCCTGTTGGACCATACATGATCATGAGAAA CTTAATGTGGGGTGGCAGCAGAGTTACAGTGAAGGAACTCAGCTTTAAGCCCCATCAGCACTCTCGGAAACTGCACTTGGCTGATCTTCTCCTTGCAGAGCAGGAACACAGTGG tcAACTCCGTCACGCTCGTTTGCTGCAGttggtgtctgtctgtctgtcaagTGACCTGGAGAAAACCCGTTTAATATATGAAAGGGTTAACTTTGGTTCCCTCTACAGCATCCTTCATGAAAGG agaacagaattCCCAGTGCTGCACACAGAGGTGATTTTGGGTGTGCTGCTGCAGATCTTGGATGCTCTGCGTTTCCTGCACTACCGTGGCTTTATCCACCGTTCACTTTCCTCCTATGCAATCCAAATTGTTTCTTCTGGTGAGGCAAAACTCTGCAACTTGGAATACATGATAGAGAG CAAAGATGGTGGAGAACACAGTGATCTGACACGTATTCCTGTCCCAGTCCAGCTGTATAAGTGGTGCTCTCCTGAAGTAATCCTTGAAAAAATGGTTACGGAGAAATCAGATATTTATAGCTTCTGTGCAGTAGTGCAGGAGGCCTTGACAG AGACCCCTCCCTGGACAGGTTTTGAAGACTCTGTTATTAAAACCCTCGTAGTTTCAGGAAAAGAGCTGGAAGCAGATGTCAGGCTTCCTCTGCCCTATTATGATATTGTGAAGTCAGGACTGGAACCAAGGCAGAAGAATCGCTCCATGGAACTTCAGGATATTCAGTATATAATGAAGAATGACTTAAAG GACTTAACTGGGTCTCCAACTGGTCATGCTAATGAGATGTCAAAAGCACAGAGACTCACTGTTTTTGCAGATAGGAGCATTGGTTTGGCATCAGCTTTTAGCTGTGAGCAGAGAACACAGGAACTGCAAGGAAAAGAGGTAGCTGAGCCTG acagctCTTCTTCCCCAAGGGACTCTCTTTTAAAGGAGGAGGGTCCTTTAGTGGACCAAGGGGCACCAACCAATCAAGAGCCAATTAAACAGGACAAAAATAGTGATGTAGCCTCTGAGCTGGAAACACTCTTCAGTGCCAGTGATGCAGATGACAGCCTCCGGAGCTTTGAAGCCAATGAAATCTTTGTCAGCTATCCAGAACTTGACAAAGACTTCCTGGAAGAAGCAGGTGGATTAGGTCAAACTCAACAGGAcgaaaaaaagcagcaaaaggaagaagatAAGGCTTCCCACAGAAAAATGTATGAATTTGTGCACTGTGAGGAAAGCCCAGGTTCTGAGGAAGGTGGCTCTTCAGAATCGAGTACTGAGTACACTTCAGAAGAGCTGGAGAGTATAAGTGAGGCCTCTGACCTATGTGTGCTGGCACAGGTGAGAGAAGATTCTAGAAAAAGAGTGAGTAGTGTGTCCAAAACTGATCAGTACATTGGCAAATGTTTCCTGGAACTAAAGATCATGCAAAGCATggtgcagcaggcagcagattCCCTGCGCAGAACAGAGGAGAAAGTGGACAATTTAGAGGCctctgagaaacaaaagaaagtgCTCCAGGAAAACAGAATGAATCAGCATTCTAAGCAGATTTCTCAAGAAGGACACTGGAGCAGATCTGAGGAGACTTCCCAGGATATCAATAACGTTTTTCCTGGAGTTAATACTTTTTTATGGAAAGCTGTGGGTCCACCATCAAGtgtctatgttccaccaagaGTAACAGAGGTACAAGGAGCATTGGGTGGAGACAGAGGCCAAGCTCTTTCAAAGACAGTAAAAGAAATTGAG CATTCCCTCCCACATGAATctgtaagaaggaaaaaaaagttcaactTGCAGTGTCAGAGAGGAGGTGATTCACATTCTGCAGCAAGTGGAAGTGAAGAAAAGGGGTG GTGCTATCGAAAACCCAGATCTAAAATTCACAGCAGCAAAATGAGTGAGGAGAGAAGGATGATGCAATCAGACTGGAGGA CTGAAGTAAAAGAAATGGCCAGAAGAGTGGCCTTAGGACAGCTGAAACTCAGCTCTCCATCTCCAGCCAGTGAATATCCATCTGAAAGTCAAACAGAGAGTGTAAAGGAAGCCTTTCATCATGTCACTCTTAGAGTCCAAGAAAGTCAAGAGCAACAAAGATGTAGGTGGCAGACAGGGGATAATGTTGAGAATTGGGATTTGAGCAGTGAGGATAGAGCTGAATCTGAGGAGGGTGATTTGGAGCTTGCATCAAGTTTTGCAG GGGAAAATTCACCATCACAAGATGAACAAGCAGAGTCTGGACAAGTTGAGAATCTCTCTAGA GGGCAGTCAAGGGAATTCCATCATTCCTGTAATTCATCTCATGTGTCTGAAGAATTCTTCACTCCTGATCCTGATTATGTCTTTCCTCCTGCTACTTGGGGAAGTTCAGAAGTAGAg ATCTCAGCTGCCAAGAGCAAATTAGAAGATGGTTGTGAAGGATTTTTACAGAAACAGGTACCTGAGGATGCAGGATCAGGTATTCAGGTTTCAG GAGGAAAAACACcattctgcagcacagcagcacagaactCTGGCAGGAACACATTAGGAGTGAATCAACTTAGCCATATGCCTGTAGCCAG TGttggagcagcacaagaagAGATACTGTGGGAGGAACAGGAGGCATGCAAAGGGAAAGAGTT ATCAGTGATAGATATTCAGGATTTGTCAAGTATCCCCTGTGAGCAAGAGATGCACAGCAAGGACATGGATTGTACAACTCCCAGAGCCACTCATGCACCCACCAGCATCAGCACCCCCATCAGCTCAG TTCCTGATCAAGTGAAGATGGAAGACAGACAGTTGGGAAAAGAATCTAGTTTATGGAGTAGTGAGACATTTACACtagcagaggaaacagaaag GGCTCACTCCAGTCTTGATGATATTTTAGAAAGATTGGTCCATGAAAttccaggagatgctgagacCCAAGAACAACCTCAGGGACACATTCTTGG ACACACGTCCTGA
- the TEX14 gene encoding inactive serine/threonine-protein kinase TEX14 isoform X1, giving the protein MARPIPPPMPCPVQLGSVTGDSLEAQLHEYVRQGNYEKVKKILKKGVFVDAVNSMGQTSLFVAALLGLGKIVDVLLDNGSDPNHRCYDGSTPVHAAAFSGNQCILSRILDEGGDLRLHSKEGKSPQCWAMSAGKESSAQMLEFIQRCRFHMQAAIQNFPSDLLGRVGSSKMLVYSPTRFGGLVQGNVGSPLRRFLKGEVNAAKNIYSLGFGKFCLAGGGHLGYVTSLPITGEKDVVQADDEPMFSYPVGPYMIMRNLMWGGSRVTVKELSFKPHQHSRKLHLADLLLAEQEHSGQLRHARLLQLVSVCLSSDLEKTRLIYERVNFGSLYSILHERRTEFPVLHTEVILGVLLQILDALRFLHYRGFIHRSLSSYAIQIVSSGEAKLCNLEYMIESKDGGEHSDLTRIPVPVQLYKWCSPEVILEKMVTEKSDIYSFCAVVQEALTETPPWTGFEDSVIKTLVVSGKELEADVRLPLPYYDIVKSGLEPRQKNRSMELQDIQYIMKNDLKDLTGSPTGHANEMSKAQRLTVFADRSIGLASAFSCEQRTQELQGKEVAEPDSSSSPRDSLLKEEGPLVDQGAPTNQEPIKQDKNSDVASELETLFSASDADDSLRSFEANEIFVSYPELDKDFLEEAGGLGQTQQDEKKQQKEEDKASHRKMYEFVHCEESPGSEEGGSSESSTEYTSEELESISEASDLCVLAQVREDSRKRVSSVSKTDQYIGKCFLELKIMQSMVQQAADSLRRTEEKVDNLEASEKQKKVLQENRMNQHSKQISQEGHWSRSEETSQDINNVFPGVNTFLWKAVGPPSSVYVPPRVTEVQGALGGDRGQALSKTVKEIEHSLPHESVRRKKKFNLQCQRGGDSHSAASGSEEKGWCYRKPRSKIHSSKMSEERRMMQSDWRTEVKEMARRVALGQLKLSSPSPASEYPSESQTESVKEAFHHVTLRVQESQEQQRCRWQTGDNVENWDLSSEDRAESEEGDLELASSFAGENSPSQDEQAESGQVENLSRGQSREFHHSCNSSHVSEEFFTPDPDYVFPPATWGSSEVEISAAKSKLEDGCEGFLQKQVPEDAGSGIQVSGGKTPFCSTAAQNSGRNTLGVNQLSHMPVASVGAAQEEILWEEQEACKGKELSVIDIQDLSSIPCEQEMHSKDMDCTTPRATHAPTSISTPISSVPDQVKMEDRQLGKESSLWSSETFTLAEETERAHSSLDDILERLVHEIPGDAETQEQPQGHILGWKANT; this is encoded by the exons ATGGCTCGTCCTATCCCTCCTCCCATGCCTTGCCCGGTCCAGCTCGGCAGTGTGACTGGTGACTCCCTGGAAGCTCAGCTGCACGAGTATGTGAGGCAGGGGAACTATGAGAAAGTGAAAAAGATCCTGAAAAAAG GTGTTTTTGTTGATGCAGTAAATTCCATGGGACAGACATCTCTCTTCGTTGCTGCCTTGCTGGGTCTTGGAAAAATAGTGGACGTGCTCTTGGATAATGGCTCAGACCCTAATCA CCGCTGTTACGATGGGAGCACCCCAGTGCATGCAGCTGCCTTCTCAGGAAATCAGTGCATCCTTAGCAGGATCCTGGATGAAGGAGGGGATCTGAGGCTGCACAGTAAAGAGGGAAAAAGCCCTCAGTGCTGGGCCAtgtcagctggaaaagaaagcagtgcTCAG ATGCTGGAGTTCATACAACGTTGTAGGTTCCACATGCAGGCTGCCATTCAAAATTTTCCCTCTGATCTACTCGGCAGGGTTGGCTCATCAAAAATGCTGGTCTACAGTCCAACCAGGTTTGGTGGCCTTGTTCAAGG AAATGTTGGCAGTCCTCTGAGAAGATTTCTGAAAGGTGAAGTAAATGCAGCCAAGAACATTTACAGCTTGGGTTTTGGCAAG TTTTGTCTTGCAGGTGGTGGGCATCTTGGCTATGTGACCTCTCTCCCTATTACTGGGGAAAAAGATGTGGTTCAGGCAGATGATGAGCCAATGTTTTCTTACCCTGTTGGACCATACATGATCATGAGAAA CTTAATGTGGGGTGGCAGCAGAGTTACAGTGAAGGAACTCAGCTTTAAGCCCCATCAGCACTCTCGGAAACTGCACTTGGCTGATCTTCTCCTTGCAGAGCAGGAACACAGTGG tcAACTCCGTCACGCTCGTTTGCTGCAGttggtgtctgtctgtctgtcaagTGACCTGGAGAAAACCCGTTTAATATATGAAAGGGTTAACTTTGGTTCCCTCTACAGCATCCTTCATGAAAGG agaacagaattCCCAGTGCTGCACACAGAGGTGATTTTGGGTGTGCTGCTGCAGATCTTGGATGCTCTGCGTTTCCTGCACTACCGTGGCTTTATCCACCGTTCACTTTCCTCCTATGCAATCCAAATTGTTTCTTCTGGTGAGGCAAAACTCTGCAACTTGGAATACATGATAGAGAG CAAAGATGGTGGAGAACACAGTGATCTGACACGTATTCCTGTCCCAGTCCAGCTGTATAAGTGGTGCTCTCCTGAAGTAATCCTTGAAAAAATGGTTACGGAGAAATCAGATATTTATAGCTTCTGTGCAGTAGTGCAGGAGGCCTTGACAG AGACCCCTCCCTGGACAGGTTTTGAAGACTCTGTTATTAAAACCCTCGTAGTTTCAGGAAAAGAGCTGGAAGCAGATGTCAGGCTTCCTCTGCCCTATTATGATATTGTGAAGTCAGGACTGGAACCAAGGCAGAAGAATCGCTCCATGGAACTTCAGGATATTCAGTATATAATGAAGAATGACTTAAAG GACTTAACTGGGTCTCCAACTGGTCATGCTAATGAGATGTCAAAAGCACAGAGACTCACTGTTTTTGCAGATAGGAGCATTGGTTTGGCATCAGCTTTTAGCTGTGAGCAGAGAACACAGGAACTGCAAGGAAAAGAGGTAGCTGAGCCTG acagctCTTCTTCCCCAAGGGACTCTCTTTTAAAGGAGGAGGGTCCTTTAGTGGACCAAGGGGCACCAACCAATCAAGAGCCAATTAAACAGGACAAAAATAGTGATGTAGCCTCTGAGCTGGAAACACTCTTCAGTGCCAGTGATGCAGATGACAGCCTCCGGAGCTTTGAAGCCAATGAAATCTTTGTCAGCTATCCAGAACTTGACAAAGACTTCCTGGAAGAAGCAGGTGGATTAGGTCAAACTCAACAGGAcgaaaaaaagcagcaaaaggaagaagatAAGGCTTCCCACAGAAAAATGTATGAATTTGTGCACTGTGAGGAAAGCCCAGGTTCTGAGGAAGGTGGCTCTTCAGAATCGAGTACTGAGTACACTTCAGAAGAGCTGGAGAGTATAAGTGAGGCCTCTGACCTATGTGTGCTGGCACAGGTGAGAGAAGATTCTAGAAAAAGAGTGAGTAGTGTGTCCAAAACTGATCAGTACATTGGCAAATGTTTCCTGGAACTAAAGATCATGCAAAGCATggtgcagcaggcagcagattCCCTGCGCAGAACAGAGGAGAAAGTGGACAATTTAGAGGCctctgagaaacaaaagaaagtgCTCCAGGAAAACAGAATGAATCAGCATTCTAAGCAGATTTCTCAAGAAGGACACTGGAGCAGATCTGAGGAGACTTCCCAGGATATCAATAACGTTTTTCCTGGAGTTAATACTTTTTTATGGAAAGCTGTGGGTCCACCATCAAGtgtctatgttccaccaagaGTAACAGAGGTACAAGGAGCATTGGGTGGAGACAGAGGCCAAGCTCTTTCAAAGACAGTAAAAGAAATTGAG CATTCCCTCCCACATGAATctgtaagaaggaaaaaaaagttcaactTGCAGTGTCAGAGAGGAGGTGATTCACATTCTGCAGCAAGTGGAAGTGAAGAAAAGGGGTG GTGCTATCGAAAACCCAGATCTAAAATTCACAGCAGCAAAATGAGTGAGGAGAGAAGGATGATGCAATCAGACTGGAGGA CTGAAGTAAAAGAAATGGCCAGAAGAGTGGCCTTAGGACAGCTGAAACTCAGCTCTCCATCTCCAGCCAGTGAATATCCATCTGAAAGTCAAACAGAGAGTGTAAAGGAAGCCTTTCATCATGTCACTCTTAGAGTCCAAGAAAGTCAAGAGCAACAAAGATGTAGGTGGCAGACAGGGGATAATGTTGAGAATTGGGATTTGAGCAGTGAGGATAGAGCTGAATCTGAGGAGGGTGATTTGGAGCTTGCATCAAGTTTTGCAG GGGAAAATTCACCATCACAAGATGAACAAGCAGAGTCTGGACAAGTTGAGAATCTCTCTAGA GGGCAGTCAAGGGAATTCCATCATTCCTGTAATTCATCTCATGTGTCTGAAGAATTCTTCACTCCTGATCCTGATTATGTCTTTCCTCCTGCTACTTGGGGAAGTTCAGAAGTAGAg ATCTCAGCTGCCAAGAGCAAATTAGAAGATGGTTGTGAAGGATTTTTACAGAAACAGGTACCTGAGGATGCAGGATCAGGTATTCAGGTTTCAG GAGGAAAAACACcattctgcagcacagcagcacagaactCTGGCAGGAACACATTAGGAGTGAATCAACTTAGCCATATGCCTGTAGCCAG TGttggagcagcacaagaagAGATACTGTGGGAGGAACAGGAGGCATGCAAAGGGAAAGAGTT ATCAGTGATAGATATTCAGGATTTGTCAAGTATCCCCTGTGAGCAAGAGATGCACAGCAAGGACATGGATTGTACAACTCCCAGAGCCACTCATGCACCCACCAGCATCAGCACCCCCATCAGCTCAG TTCCTGATCAAGTGAAGATGGAAGACAGACAGTTGGGAAAAGAATCTAGTTTATGGAGTAGTGAGACATTTACACtagcagaggaaacagaaag GGCTCACTCCAGTCTTGATGATATTTTAGAAAGATTGGTCCATGAAAttccaggagatgctgagacCCAAGAACAACCTCAGGGACACATTCTTGG GTGGAAAGCAAATACTTAA
- the TEX14 gene encoding inactive serine/threonine-protein kinase TEX14 isoform X5, whose product MARPIPPPMPCPVQLGSVTGDSLEAQLHEYVRQGNYEKVKKILKKGVFVDAVNSMGQTSLFVAALLGLGKIVDVLLDNGSDPNHRCYDGSTPVHAAAFSGNQCILSRILDEGGDLRLHSKEGKSPQCWAMSAGKESSAQMLEFIQRCRFHMQAAIQNFPSDLLGRVGSSKMLVYSPTRFGGLVQGNVGSPLRRFLKGEVNAAKNIYSLGFGKFCLAGGGHLGYVTSLPITGEKDVVQADDEPMFSYPVGPYMIMRNLMWGGSRVTVKELSFKPHQHSRKLHLADLLLAEQEHSGQLRHARLLQLVSVCLSSDLEKTRLIYERVNFGSLYSILHERRTEFPVLHTEVILGVLLQILDALRFLHYRGFIHRSLSSYAIQIVSSGEAKLCNLEYMIESKDGGEHSDLTRIPVPVQLYKWCSPEVILEKMVTEKSDIYSFCAVVQEALTETPPWTGFEDSVIKTLVVSGKELEADVRLPLPYYDIVKSGLEPRQKNRSMELQDIQYIMKNDLKDLTGSPTGHANEMSKAQRLTVFADRSIGLASAFSCEQRTQELQGKEVAEPDSSSSPRDSLLKEEGPLVDQGAPTNQEPIKQDKNSDVASELETLFSASDADDSLRSFEANEIFVSYPELDKDFLEEAGGLGQTQQDEKKQQKEEDKASHRKMYEFVHCEESPGSEEGGSSESSTEYTSEELESISEASDLCVLAQVREDSRKRVSSVSKTDQYIGKCFLELKIMQSMVQQAADSLRRTEEKVDNLEASEKQKKVLQENRMNQHSKQISQEGHWSRSEETSQDINNVFPGVNTFLWKAVGPPSSVYVPPRVTEVQGALGGDRGQALSKTVKEIEHSLPHESVRRKKKFNLQCQRGGDSHSAASGSEEKGWCYRKPRSKIHSSKMSEERRMMQSDWRTEVKEMARRVALGQLKLSSPSPASEYPSESQTESVKEAFHHVTLRVQESQEQQRCRWQTGDNVENWDLSSEDRAESEEGDLELASSFAGENSPSQDEQAESGQVENLSRGQSREFHHSCNSSHVSEEFFTPDPDYVFPPATWGSSEVEISAAKSKLEDGCEGFLQKQVPEDAGSGIQVSVPDQVKMEDRQLGKESSLWSSETFTLAEETERAHSSLDDILERLVHEIPGDAETQEQPQGHILGWKANT is encoded by the exons ATGGCTCGTCCTATCCCTCCTCCCATGCCTTGCCCGGTCCAGCTCGGCAGTGTGACTGGTGACTCCCTGGAAGCTCAGCTGCACGAGTATGTGAGGCAGGGGAACTATGAGAAAGTGAAAAAGATCCTGAAAAAAG GTGTTTTTGTTGATGCAGTAAATTCCATGGGACAGACATCTCTCTTCGTTGCTGCCTTGCTGGGTCTTGGAAAAATAGTGGACGTGCTCTTGGATAATGGCTCAGACCCTAATCA CCGCTGTTACGATGGGAGCACCCCAGTGCATGCAGCTGCCTTCTCAGGAAATCAGTGCATCCTTAGCAGGATCCTGGATGAAGGAGGGGATCTGAGGCTGCACAGTAAAGAGGGAAAAAGCCCTCAGTGCTGGGCCAtgtcagctggaaaagaaagcagtgcTCAG ATGCTGGAGTTCATACAACGTTGTAGGTTCCACATGCAGGCTGCCATTCAAAATTTTCCCTCTGATCTACTCGGCAGGGTTGGCTCATCAAAAATGCTGGTCTACAGTCCAACCAGGTTTGGTGGCCTTGTTCAAGG AAATGTTGGCAGTCCTCTGAGAAGATTTCTGAAAGGTGAAGTAAATGCAGCCAAGAACATTTACAGCTTGGGTTTTGGCAAG TTTTGTCTTGCAGGTGGTGGGCATCTTGGCTATGTGACCTCTCTCCCTATTACTGGGGAAAAAGATGTGGTTCAGGCAGATGATGAGCCAATGTTTTCTTACCCTGTTGGACCATACATGATCATGAGAAA CTTAATGTGGGGTGGCAGCAGAGTTACAGTGAAGGAACTCAGCTTTAAGCCCCATCAGCACTCTCGGAAACTGCACTTGGCTGATCTTCTCCTTGCAGAGCAGGAACACAGTGG tcAACTCCGTCACGCTCGTTTGCTGCAGttggtgtctgtctgtctgtcaagTGACCTGGAGAAAACCCGTTTAATATATGAAAGGGTTAACTTTGGTTCCCTCTACAGCATCCTTCATGAAAGG agaacagaattCCCAGTGCTGCACACAGAGGTGATTTTGGGTGTGCTGCTGCAGATCTTGGATGCTCTGCGTTTCCTGCACTACCGTGGCTTTATCCACCGTTCACTTTCCTCCTATGCAATCCAAATTGTTTCTTCTGGTGAGGCAAAACTCTGCAACTTGGAATACATGATAGAGAG CAAAGATGGTGGAGAACACAGTGATCTGACACGTATTCCTGTCCCAGTCCAGCTGTATAAGTGGTGCTCTCCTGAAGTAATCCTTGAAAAAATGGTTACGGAGAAATCAGATATTTATAGCTTCTGTGCAGTAGTGCAGGAGGCCTTGACAG AGACCCCTCCCTGGACAGGTTTTGAAGACTCTGTTATTAAAACCCTCGTAGTTTCAGGAAAAGAGCTGGAAGCAGATGTCAGGCTTCCTCTGCCCTATTATGATATTGTGAAGTCAGGACTGGAACCAAGGCAGAAGAATCGCTCCATGGAACTTCAGGATATTCAGTATATAATGAAGAATGACTTAAAG GACTTAACTGGGTCTCCAACTGGTCATGCTAATGAGATGTCAAAAGCACAGAGACTCACTGTTTTTGCAGATAGGAGCATTGGTTTGGCATCAGCTTTTAGCTGTGAGCAGAGAACACAGGAACTGCAAGGAAAAGAGGTAGCTGAGCCTG acagctCTTCTTCCCCAAGGGACTCTCTTTTAAAGGAGGAGGGTCCTTTAGTGGACCAAGGGGCACCAACCAATCAAGAGCCAATTAAACAGGACAAAAATAGTGATGTAGCCTCTGAGCTGGAAACACTCTTCAGTGCCAGTGATGCAGATGACAGCCTCCGGAGCTTTGAAGCCAATGAAATCTTTGTCAGCTATCCAGAACTTGACAAAGACTTCCTGGAAGAAGCAGGTGGATTAGGTCAAACTCAACAGGAcgaaaaaaagcagcaaaaggaagaagatAAGGCTTCCCACAGAAAAATGTATGAATTTGTGCACTGTGAGGAAAGCCCAGGTTCTGAGGAAGGTGGCTCTTCAGAATCGAGTACTGAGTACACTTCAGAAGAGCTGGAGAGTATAAGTGAGGCCTCTGACCTATGTGTGCTGGCACAGGTGAGAGAAGATTCTAGAAAAAGAGTGAGTAGTGTGTCCAAAACTGATCAGTACATTGGCAAATGTTTCCTGGAACTAAAGATCATGCAAAGCATggtgcagcaggcagcagattCCCTGCGCAGAACAGAGGAGAAAGTGGACAATTTAGAGGCctctgagaaacaaaagaaagtgCTCCAGGAAAACAGAATGAATCAGCATTCTAAGCAGATTTCTCAAGAAGGACACTGGAGCAGATCTGAGGAGACTTCCCAGGATATCAATAACGTTTTTCCTGGAGTTAATACTTTTTTATGGAAAGCTGTGGGTCCACCATCAAGtgtctatgttccaccaagaGTAACAGAGGTACAAGGAGCATTGGGTGGAGACAGAGGCCAAGCTCTTTCAAAGACAGTAAAAGAAATTGAG CATTCCCTCCCACATGAATctgtaagaaggaaaaaaaagttcaactTGCAGTGTCAGAGAGGAGGTGATTCACATTCTGCAGCAAGTGGAAGTGAAGAAAAGGGGTG GTGCTATCGAAAACCCAGATCTAAAATTCACAGCAGCAAAATGAGTGAGGAGAGAAGGATGATGCAATCAGACTGGAGGA CTGAAGTAAAAGAAATGGCCAGAAGAGTGGCCTTAGGACAGCTGAAACTCAGCTCTCCATCTCCAGCCAGTGAATATCCATCTGAAAGTCAAACAGAGAGTGTAAAGGAAGCCTTTCATCATGTCACTCTTAGAGTCCAAGAAAGTCAAGAGCAACAAAGATGTAGGTGGCAGACAGGGGATAATGTTGAGAATTGGGATTTGAGCAGTGAGGATAGAGCTGAATCTGAGGAGGGTGATTTGGAGCTTGCATCAAGTTTTGCAG GGGAAAATTCACCATCACAAGATGAACAAGCAGAGTCTGGACAAGTTGAGAATCTCTCTAGA GGGCAGTCAAGGGAATTCCATCATTCCTGTAATTCATCTCATGTGTCTGAAGAATTCTTCACTCCTGATCCTGATTATGTCTTTCCTCCTGCTACTTGGGGAAGTTCAGAAGTAGAg ATCTCAGCTGCCAAGAGCAAATTAGAAGATGGTTGTGAAGGATTTTTACAGAAACAGGTACCTGAGGATGCAGGATCAGGTATTCAGGTTTCAG TTCCTGATCAAGTGAAGATGGAAGACAGACAGTTGGGAAAAGAATCTAGTTTATGGAGTAGTGAGACATTTACACtagcagaggaaacagaaag GGCTCACTCCAGTCTTGATGATATTTTAGAAAGATTGGTCCATGAAAttccaggagatgctgagacCCAAGAACAACCTCAGGGACACATTCTTGG GTGGAAAGCAAATACTTAA